Proteins found in one Candidatus Poribacteria bacterium genomic segment:
- a CDS encoding aldose 1-epimerase family protein — MNLYGATYDRIQLLRHVGDISQIAHAKVYQLTDGNEKGVDAIDFRTGSGLNFTVLPSRGLDVAYAEYQGIPLCWRSSTGDVNPAHYEPDGLGWLRSFYGGLLTTCGMRQVGVPNEDDDEALGLHGRVSHIPAKNVWVDSRWEGQRYMLWAQGKVKETAALGENLSRTRRIWTELGSRTLHIEDIVENLGYQDSPHMYLFHINVGFPILTQDSELLAPSSQVTPRDEQAATNLNNYNLCEPPTVDFQEQAFYHEMEPDVDNHIYVALVNRGFNNGQGIGVSVRYHKTQFPNFVQWKMCGEGTYVFGLEPSNCGVEGRAKERERGTLQYIEPGGRRHYEVEIGVLTSNAEIDALQEKIAQTQN; from the coding sequence ATGAACCTATATGGAGCAACGTATGACAGAATACAACTGCTTCGCCATGTCGGAGATATATCGCAAATCGCCCATGCAAAGGTATATCAATTGACGGATGGCAATGAAAAAGGTGTTGACGCAATTGATTTCCGAACCGGTAGCGGCTTAAATTTCACCGTGCTACCGAGCCGTGGGTTAGATGTCGCTTACGCCGAATATCAGGGGATTCCACTCTGTTGGCGTTCGAGTACAGGCGATGTCAATCCGGCACATTACGAACCTGATGGACTCGGCTGGTTGCGCAGCTTCTACGGCGGTTTACTGACGACTTGTGGGATGCGACAAGTCGGTGTACCCAATGAAGATGACGACGAGGCACTCGGACTTCACGGACGGGTATCGCACATCCCTGCAAAAAACGTTTGGGTTGACAGCCGGTGGGAAGGACAACGCTATATGCTATGGGCGCAGGGCAAGGTTAAAGAAACCGCCGCTTTGGGCGAAAACCTCTCGCGCACTCGCAGGATCTGGACAGAACTCGGATCGCGTACGTTGCACATTGAAGATATTGTTGAAAATTTGGGATACCAAGATTCACCACACATGTACCTTTTCCATATTAATGTCGGATTTCCGATCCTTACCCAAGACAGTGAACTACTTGCGCCCTCCTCACAAGTCACACCGCGAGATGAACAAGCTGCCACAAACTTAAATAACTATAACCTCTGCGAACCGCCAACCGTCGATTTTCAAGAGCAGGCTTTCTACCATGAAATGGAACCAGATGTTGATAACCACATCTATGTCGCATTAGTAAACCGTGGGTTCAATAATGGACAAGGCATCGGTGTATCGGTGCGCTATCACAAGACGCAGTTTCCAAATTTTGTTCAGTGGAAAATGTGTGGTGAAGGCACTTATGTCTTCGGTTTGGAACCTTCAAACTGCGGTGTAGAAGGCAGGGCAAAGGAGCGTGAACGCGGCACGTTACAGTATATTGAACCCGGTGGTCGTAGGCACTATGAAGTCGAAATCGGTGTGCTGACTTCCAATGCAGAGATTGATGCCCTCCAAGAAAAAATCGCACAAACGCAAAATTGA